The following proteins are encoded in a genomic region of Acidobacteriota bacterium:
- a CDS encoding DinB family protein — protein MIIETLKDLYDRDLKKLRTEIESYQDEDAMWKVSGEIPNSGGNLAMHLVGNLKHFIGTVLGDSGYVRQRDVEFSTKNTTRAELLQMIDETADVVAATLDKTMPEKLEEVYPIVVFADRTEPMTTGWFLVHLSTHLSYHLGQINYHRRLFDA, from the coding sequence ATGATCATCGAAACCCTAAAAGACCTGTACGACCGGGATCTCAAAAAGCTCAGAACCGAGATCGAAAGTTATCAAGACGAGGACGCGATGTGGAAAGTAAGCGGTGAAATACCGAATTCCGGCGGCAATCTCGCAATGCACCTCGTCGGCAATTTAAAGCATTTTATCGGTACCGTATTGGGCGATTCGGGTTACGTGCGCCAGCGCGATGTTGAGTTTTCAACGAAGAACACAACGCGAGCCGAACTTCTTCAAATGATCGATGAAACGGCGGATGTTGTCGCCGCAACGCTCGATAAAACTATGCCCGAAAAGCTCGAGGAAGTTTATCCGATCGTCGTTTTCGCCGATCGTACTGAACCTATGACAACCGGCTGGTTCCTCGTTCATCTCTCCACACATCTCTCTTACCATCTCGGTCAGATCAATTACCATCGGCGGTTATTCGACGCGTAA
- a CDS encoding SUF system NifU family Fe-S cluster assembly protein gives MSELSDLYQEVILEHNKNPRNFREIADADQYADGKNPLCGDALRVYVSLDGDTVTDVAFKGSGCAISKASASMMTQAVKGKTRAEAEHIFDEFHKMVTGDLDIETADNDLGKLKIFAGVLEFPARVKCASLSWHTLNAALRGEDVVSTE, from the coding sequence ATGTCCGAACTAAGTGACCTGTATCAGGAAGTAATTTTAGAGCATAACAAGAATCCGCGGAATTTTCGCGAGATCGCGGATGCCGACCAGTATGCCGACGGCAAGAATCCGCTGTGCGGCGACGCTTTGCGCGTTTATGTCAGTCTCGACGGCGATACCGTGACGGATGTCGCATTCAAAGGCTCGGGCTGCGCGATATCCAAGGCTTCGGCGTCGATGATGACGCAGGCCGTCAAGGGAAAGACCAGGGCTGAGGCCGAACATATCTTCGACGAGTTTCATAAAATGGTCACCGGCGATCTCGATATCGAGACCGCCGACAATGACCTCGGAAAATTAAAAATTTTTGCAGGCGTCTTAGAGTTCCCTGCGCGCGTCAAATGTGCATCGCTTAGCTGGCACACGCTCAATGCGGCCCTGCGAGGCGAAGATGTCGTTTCGACCGAGTAG